In one window of Campylobacter coli DNA:
- a CDS encoding MFS transporter, which produces MSPKKIIRSMTALFASMTFLFAGNALIVSSIGVILKENKESSLAVGVVSSCFFIGALIGTIGAHKIISRIGHIRSFGLFGAVFGISAMLHTLSENLVFWAVLRFFIGICYYGLLMVIESWLNEKSKNAVRSRILGFYEIVFYLAFGIGILIIALDLSKHNIFILSAALILLSSLPLNLIKIKEPVLPAPSPISIPKIFDIAPLAIVTSFIAGMLINGFFSMASLFILLQGFGAQEVSYFMFCGVLGGFLAQIVVGSISDKMGRKFAIITCSSIGFFTMLIFAFFKPYLYIQYFLGILLGIGVFCLYALALARANDMLTNKNQGVELGRGVLFCYSLGSLFGPLILGFLIQYFNTNGFVWFYITSLGFLILFAVNKPNILNKKFKKKPGNMVMLDD; this is translated from the coding sequence ATGAGTCCAAAAAAAATCATTAGATCCATGACAGCACTTTTTGCTAGTATGACATTTTTGTTTGCAGGCAACGCTTTGATAGTAAGCTCCATAGGTGTTATCTTAAAAGAAAATAAAGAAAGTTCTTTAGCTGTTGGAGTAGTAAGCTCTTGCTTTTTTATAGGAGCCCTTATAGGCACTATCGGAGCACATAAAATCATCTCTCGCATAGGACATATAAGATCTTTTGGTTTATTTGGTGCGGTTTTTGGAATTTCTGCTATGCTTCATACCCTTAGTGAAAATCTCGTTTTTTGGGCAGTTTTAAGATTTTTTATAGGAATTTGTTATTATGGACTTTTAATGGTGATAGAATCATGGCTTAATGAAAAAAGTAAAAATGCTGTTCGTTCTAGAATTTTAGGTTTTTATGAAATCGTTTTTTATCTTGCATTTGGCATTGGGATTTTGATTATCGCCTTAGATTTGAGCAAACATAATATATTTATTTTAAGCGCAGCGCTTATCTTGCTTTCATCACTGCCTTTAAATTTAATCAAAATCAAAGAACCCGTCTTGCCCGCACCAAGTCCTATTTCCATACCTAAAATTTTTGACATAGCTCCTTTGGCTATCGTTACAAGTTTTATAGCTGGAATGCTTATTAATGGATTTTTTTCTATGGCATCTTTATTTATACTTTTACAAGGCTTTGGAGCTCAAGAAGTTTCTTATTTTATGTTTTGCGGGGTGCTGGGTGGATTTTTAGCTCAAATTGTAGTAGGAAGTATTTCTGATAAAATGGGACGAAAATTTGCAATCATTACTTGTTCAAGCATAGGTTTTTTCACTATGCTTATCTTTGCTTTTTTCAAACCTTATTTGTATATACAATATTTTTTAGGTATTTTACTTGGCATAGGAGTTTTTTGTCTTTATGCTTTAGCTCTTGCAAGGGCTAATGATATGCTAACAAATAAAAATCAAGGCGTTGAATTAGGCCGCGGGGTTTTATTTTGTTATTCCTTAGGTTCTTTATTTGGTCCTTTAATTTTAGGATTTTTAATACAATATTTTAATACAAATGGTTTTGTTTGGTTTTATATAACTTCTCTTGGATTTCTTATCCTTTTTGCAGTTAATAAACCCAATATTTTAAATAAGAAATTTAAGAAAAAACCAGGTAATATGGTGATGCTTGATGATTAA
- a CDS encoding FlhB-like flagellar biosynthesis protein, whose amino-acid sequence MSKIKKSIKKAVALGYQKEKHSAPKVLASGKGESAAKIISLAKEHGVPIKEDEDLIEILSKLDLGDEIPPNMYKAVAEVFAFIYQMANKTPKN is encoded by the coding sequence ATGAGTAAGATAAAAAAATCTATCAAAAAAGCTGTTGCTCTAGGCTATCAAAAAGAAAAACATTCAGCACCTAAAGTTCTTGCGAGTGGCAAAGGAGAAAGTGCTGCTAAAATCATCTCCTTGGCTAAAGAACATGGAGTTCCTATCAAAGAAGATGAGGATTTGATAGAAATTTTAAGCAAATTAGATTTAGGAGATGAAATTCCACCTAATATGTACAAAGCTGTAGCTGAAGTGTTTGCTTTTATTTATCAAATGGCAAATAAAACACCTAAAAATTAA
- a CDS encoding phosphatidylserine decarboxylase: protein MSFSNESSRIFGLIAGIKFPSFIQKIINEKYVNYFKIDMSEFKAPYEYESLNALFTRSLQIPREINEGFISPSDGKILECGSAFLADNTPFAFSIKGHTYSIEELLKDSFKKEELENGLDYVNIYLSPRDYHRYHSPCDMKILSATYTSGALYSVNEKHLERISNLYVKNERVSLKCQNDKGIFWLVFVGAQNVGKMRFKFDASIQTNAKFSHNFTRKYDNLELKKGEELGNFELGSTIVLISQKGLLDIKLKAGQNVKFGEKIAD, encoded by the coding sequence ATGAGTTTTTCTAATGAGAGTTCAAGAATTTTTGGACTTATAGCAGGGATTAAATTTCCTAGTTTTATACAAAAAATAATCAATGAAAAATATGTTAATTATTTTAAGATCGATATGAGCGAATTTAAAGCTCCTTATGAGTATGAAAGCTTAAATGCACTTTTTACAAGATCTTTGCAAATTCCAAGAGAGATAAATGAGGGTTTTATAAGTCCAAGTGATGGGAAAATTTTAGAGTGTGGAAGTGCTTTTTTGGCAGATAATACACCTTTTGCTTTTTCGATCAAAGGGCATACTTATAGCATAGAAGAGCTTTTAAAAGATAGTTTTAAAAAAGAGGAGCTAGAAAATGGACTTGATTATGTTAATATCTATCTTTCTCCAAGAGATTATCACCGCTATCATAGCCCTTGCGATATGAAAATTTTAAGTGCGACTTATACAAGCGGGGCGCTTTATAGTGTAAATGAAAAGCATTTGGAGCGTATTAGCAATTTATATGTAAAAAATGAAAGAGTGAGTTTAAAATGTCAAAATGATAAGGGTATTTTTTGGCTTGTGTTTGTAGGGGCTCAAAATGTAGGAAAAATGCGTTTTAAGTTTGATGCAAGCATACAAACTAATGCGAAATTTTCTCATAATTTTACTAGAAAATACGACAATTTAGAACTTAAAAAAGGCGAAGAATTAGGCAATTTTGAGTTAGGTTCTACCATAGTTTTAATTTCTCAAAAAGGACTTTTAGATATCAAGCTTAAAGCAGGACAGAATGTTAAGTTTGGAGAAAAAATAGCGGATTAA
- a CDS encoding flagellar hook-length control protein FliK — protein sequence MINTQLTSQIANAQKNDIKTDSGISKDKLNSKDNPKELLSQALKQNLGLNKNASDEEVLTRLVQNETSTKLKELVNKLLDQINAQKNPDSPMLKQGKTLNLAPNFANELKVLSTELAKSDTFTQVLDKLNQILKPASEIKNSNLAPLLKNSGIFFEAKLKDALNEELLPKSFHSLISTIKSLSSEKLNTQIAQLANANLSPKDTLKELKNIISSNKNENKQILNQSSFKALLNLSSKLENFKNYIAKNPSHTQEKILPIASKIAKELSAIKNDFFKALNRPENLMIKDTKLLKQSAWAFEKLENTLKNILGDHFPKTPQKESILESLLNSKENIKNEPIKNENIKEDAKTQKEDIVKHDEYTEEESPNSNIKKGESEEKPTQTLKKENVLDDNDVDVKQDIKKETNLESQEDFHLKEDQNLDSKTENRKDNTQDSKNKTEENQAENNTKNSTSNQDKIKDEKQEKIKENIAKENPKFYETKTENKTSANTHNPSNNPSNTQNTNNPQNTQQLNNQTTQNIIKNQEFIKQNIVKNLAFSVENLDLEQVQDLSKSLSNLSRKLNESLKELEPHTQNAKLNQAELKTLEHKLNLSIKDLAQIKPKTEQDIAESLHHDVKSTLLQISNLAKNEGNEAVYNQANRLLAQIELNQLMSLANDSINTYLPFSWEDLDDSKIMFRRGKKDKFFAQIKLEFAKLGDLEILISLNNEKYIDINIMAENVEFRKTIYENAHELKRNINKAGLLSANFFVGDIIRSKFDTRNAKNLDLEMGMDKKV from the coding sequence ATGATTAATACCCAGCTTACAAGCCAAATTGCAAATGCACAAAAAAATGACATAAAAACAGATAGTGGGATAAGCAAAGACAAACTAAATTCCAAAGACAATCCTAAAGAATTACTTTCTCAAGCTCTAAAACAAAATTTAGGCCTAAACAAAAATGCAAGCGATGAGGAGGTGCTAACCCGTCTTGTCCAAAATGAAACAAGCACAAAATTAAAAGAACTTGTCAATAAACTCTTAGATCAAATCAATGCGCAAAAAAATCCTGATTCACCCATGCTCAAACAAGGAAAAACTTTAAATCTAGCCCCTAATTTTGCCAATGAATTAAAAGTCTTAAGCACAGAGCTTGCAAAAAGCGATACTTTCACTCAAGTTTTAGACAAATTAAATCAAATTTTAAAACCTGCAAGTGAAATAAAAAATAGCAATTTAGCACCATTGTTAAAAAATTCGGGTATATTTTTTGAAGCAAAATTAAAAGATGCTTTGAATGAAGAATTATTACCCAAAAGCTTTCACTCTCTTATAAGCACAATCAAAAGTCTTAGTAGTGAAAAGCTAAATACACAAATAGCTCAGCTTGCAAACGCAAATTTAAGCCCTAAAGACACCTTAAAAGAATTAAAAAATATCATTTCTTCTAATAAAAATGAAAATAAGCAAATTTTAAATCAAAGTTCTTTTAAAGCACTTTTGAATTTAAGCTCAAAACTAGAGAATTTTAAAAACTATATCGCTAAAAATCCAAGTCATACTCAAGAAAAAATTCTTCCTATAGCTAGTAAAATTGCAAAAGAATTAAGTGCAATAAAAAATGATTTTTTTAAAGCCTTAAACAGACCAGAAAATTTAATGATAAAAGATACCAAGCTCTTAAAACAAAGCGCTTGGGCTTTTGAAAAATTAGAAAATACCTTAAAAAATATACTAGGCGATCATTTTCCCAAAACACCACAAAAAGAAAGCATCTTAGAAAGTCTTCTAAATTCCAAAGAAAACATTAAAAATGAGCCTATTAAAAATGAAAATATCAAAGAAGATGCAAAGACTCAAAAAGAAGACATCGTCAAACATGATGAATATACCGAGGAAGAAAGTCCTAATTCTAATATAAAAAAAGGAGAAAGTGAAGAAAAGCCCACTCAAACACTGAAAAAAGAAAATGTATTAGATGATAATGATGTAGATGTAAAGCAAGATATCAAAAAAGAGACCAATTTAGAATCCCAAGAAGACTTTCATCTAAAAGAGGATCAAAATTTGGATTCTAAAACGGAAAATCGTAAAGACAATACTCAAGATTCAAAAAACAAAACAGAAGAAAATCAAGCAGAAAATAATACAAAAAATTCCACTTCAAACCAAGATAAGATTAAAGATGAAAAACAAGAAAAAATTAAAGAAAATATCGCTAAAGAAAATCCTAAATTTTACGAAACAAAAACAGAAAATAAAACTTCAGCAAACACTCACAATCCAAGCAATAATCCAAGCAATACGCAAAATACAAATAATCCTCAAAACACACAACAATTAAACAACCAAACCACTCAAAACATCATAAAAAATCAAGAATTTATAAAACAAAATATTGTCAAAAATTTGGCCTTTAGTGTAGAGAATTTGGACTTAGAACAAGTGCAGGATTTAAGTAAAAGCTTAAGCAATCTTTCAAGAAAACTCAATGAAAGCTTAAAAGAACTCGAACCCCACACTCAAAATGCTAAACTCAATCAAGCAGAATTAAAAACCTTAGAACATAAATTAAACTTATCCATAAAAGATTTAGCACAAATTAAACCAAAAACTGAGCAAGATATAGCCGAGTCCTTACACCATGATGTAAAATCAACCCTTTTACAAATTTCAAATTTAGCCAAAAACGAAGGTAATGAAGCTGTATATAATCAAGCCAATCGTCTTTTGGCGCAAATTGAACTCAATCAACTCATGTCTTTAGCTAACGATTCTATCAATACCTACCTACCCTTTTCTTGGGAGGATTTAGATGATTCTAAAATCATGTTTAGGCGTGGAAAAAAAGATAAATTTTTTGCTCAAATCAAACTTGAATTTGCTAAGCTTGGTGATTTGGAAATTCTTATCTCTTTAAACAATGAAAAATATATAGATATCAATATCATGGCAGAAAATGTTGAATTTAGAAAAACCATCTATGAAAATGCCCACGAACTTAAAAGAAATATCAACAAAGCAGGACTTTTAAGTGCAAATTTCTTTGTAGGAGATATCATAAGGAGTAAATTTGATACAAGAAATGCTAAAAATTTAGATCTTGAAATGGGTATGGATAAAAAAGTATGA
- the mobB gene encoding molybdopterin-guanine dinucleotide biosynthesis protein B, giving the protein MKKSIIAFSGPSNSGKTTLITKIANEFIKQNLKVLIIKHDPADKAQFDVYGKDSFKFFQSGAEVMVLSPTRTTFFSHEKRDILSALKIAPDFDLCLVEGLKTLDLPRISVFYKEIDESYFAFSNAIASYEKIDSYPNLTWLDLNDVQGICNYILKNAKNLQGEL; this is encoded by the coding sequence ATGAAAAAATCAATCATAGCTTTTAGCGGTCCTTCAAATTCAGGCAAAACAACATTAATCACAAAAATTGCAAATGAATTTATAAAACAAAACCTAAAAGTTTTGATTATCAAACACGATCCTGCAGATAAAGCTCAATTTGATGTCTATGGCAAGGATAGTTTTAAATTTTTTCAAAGTGGTGCTGAAGTGATGGTTTTAAGCCCCACTCGTACAACTTTTTTCTCGCATGAAAAAAGAGATATTTTAAGTGCTTTAAAAATAGCACCTGATTTTGATTTATGTTTAGTTGAGGGATTAAAAACCTTAGATTTGCCACGTATAAGTGTTTTTTATAAAGAAATTGATGAAAGCTATTTTGCTTTTTCTAATGCTATCGCAAGCTATGAAAAAATTGATTCTTATCCGAATTTAACTTGGCTTGATTTAAACGATGTGCAAGGAATTTGTAATTATATTTTAAAAAATGCAAAAAATTTACAAGGAGAATTATAA
- a CDS encoding lytic transglycosylase domain-containing protein has protein sequence MVRKIFILLSLSLAFLNAKQYNLERLKQEENSIAKDYYIYRLLENKVISKKEAEGLNSHIFRYVGKIKSELEKIIPVKIFIDPKYAPCYNYTKANILDANQTCQSVRLNSIAFIASLDNASRSTLAQKLSHQRGDLANLLLAFNTPEPMAYIIQKEDVNGFFRLRNYSKKYDFDLNASFANKLPTHVGFKNFAQNIIIKKENPKFRASMLKIDPTFVNEDSAFYLGINALAYNKEELAYNFFAKAAQTFKMQSNKDNAIFWMWMIKKDDKDLQTLAKSSSLNIYSLYAKELTNSEFLKIEVIDSTNKKKNNFNMQDPFAWQKLNKQIREANASELDRLAKEFDSKETLPIYAYILERKSKFKNHYFIMPYYEYIKDYNTPRQALILAIARQESRFIPTAISVSYALGMMQFMPFLANYIGEKELKIPNFDQDFMFEPKNAYYFGNHHLNYLEKHLDSPLFIAYAYNGGIGFTKRMLARDDMFKQGKFEPFLSMEFVPYQESRIYGKKVLANYIVYRRLLNDSIRISDIFENLTRNKAAGSNKS, from the coding sequence ATTGTGAGAAAAATATTTATCTTACTTAGCTTAAGCTTGGCATTTTTAAATGCCAAGCAATACAACTTAGAAAGGCTAAAACAAGAAGAAAATTCCATAGCTAAGGATTATTATATCTATCGTCTTTTGGAAAACAAAGTAATAAGCAAAAAAGAGGCTGAAGGCTTAAATTCTCATATCTTCCGCTATGTAGGTAAAATCAAATCCGAACTTGAAAAAATAATTCCTGTAAAAATTTTCATCGACCCTAAATACGCTCCATGCTACAACTATACCAAAGCTAATATACTTGATGCAAATCAAACTTGCCAAAGTGTAAGATTAAACTCAATAGCTTTTATAGCAAGCCTTGATAATGCTAGCCGAAGCACCTTAGCTCAAAAACTCAGTCATCAAAGAGGCGATTTGGCTAATTTACTTTTAGCTTTTAACACTCCCGAACCTATGGCTTATATCATTCAAAAAGAAGATGTTAATGGTTTTTTTAGACTTCGTAATTATTCTAAAAAATATGATTTTGATTTAAATGCTAGTTTTGCTAATAAGCTGCCAACTCATGTAGGATTTAAGAATTTTGCACAAAATATTATCATAAAAAAAGAAAATCCTAAATTTAGGGCTTCAATGCTAAAAATAGATCCAACATTCGTAAATGAGGATTCTGCTTTTTATTTAGGCATTAATGCCCTAGCTTATAATAAAGAGGAACTGGCTTACAACTTCTTTGCCAAAGCAGCACAAACTTTTAAAATGCAAAGCAATAAAGATAATGCTATATTTTGGATGTGGATGATTAAAAAAGATGATAAAGATTTGCAAACTTTAGCTAAAAGCTCTTCTTTAAATATCTATAGTCTTTATGCTAAAGAATTAACAAATTCCGAATTTCTTAAAATCGAAGTCATAGATTCTACAAATAAGAAAAAAAACAATTTCAATATGCAAGATCCTTTCGCATGGCAAAAACTCAACAAACAAATTCGCGAAGCTAATGCAAGCGAACTTGATAGATTGGCTAAAGAATTTGACTCAAAAGAAACTCTGCCTATCTATGCTTATATCTTAGAAAGAAAGTCGAAATTTAAAAACCATTATTTTATAATGCCTTATTATGAATACATTAAAGATTATAATACTCCAAGACAAGCGCTTATTTTGGCTATTGCTAGACAAGAAAGTCGTTTTATCCCTACTGCTATATCGGTTTCTTATGCTTTAGGTATGATGCAATTTATGCCATTTTTAGCCAATTATATTGGTGAGAAAGAGTTAAAAATTCCAAATTTTGATCAAGATTTTATGTTTGAGCCAAAAAATGCTTATTATTTTGGAAATCATCATTTAAATTATTTAGAAAAACATTTAGATTCGCCTCTTTTTATCGCTTATGCTTATAATGGAGGTATAGGCTTTACCAAACGTATGCTTGCAAGAGATGATATGTTTAAACAAGGTAAATTTGAGCCTTTCTTGTCTATGGAATTTGTTCCTTATCAAGAAAGTCGAATTTATGGAAAAAAAGTATTGGCTAATTATATTGTGTATCGACGTCTTCTGAACGATAGTATAAGGATTTCGGATATTTTTGAAAATTTAACTCGAAACAAGGCAGCTGGTTCAAACAAATCTTAG
- a CDS encoding class 1 fructose-bisphosphatase → MQELISYIQKAVIEISNALKFPDTSYSQNQNSTGDTQLKFDVLSDEIITNTLSQCPSIKAIISEEKDEILNINENAKFVVAYDPLDGSSLMDVNFAIGSIFAIYEEKASAKNLKAALYSMYGARLELVICEDKPKLYRLDKNDKFAFVKELQMQEKGKINATGGTQKFWEEKHAKFIKKLFDEGYRLRYSGAMVSDINQILLKGGGLFSYPATSDAPKGKLRAFFEVFPLAFIIEKAGGKTTNGKNHSLLELDFDEIHATTPCFFGSKYEISELLKAYNE, encoded by the coding sequence ATGCAAGAACTTATTTCCTATATACAAAAAGCAGTGATTGAAATTTCAAATGCTTTAAAATTTCCCGATACAAGCTATAGTCAAAACCAAAACTCCACAGGCGATACTCAACTTAAATTTGATGTTTTAAGCGATGAGATTATCACAAATACTTTAAGCCAATGCCCTAGTATTAAAGCTATCATTAGTGAAGAAAAAGATGAGATTTTAAATATCAATGAAAATGCGAAATTTGTTGTCGCTTACGATCCACTTGATGGCTCAAGCTTGATGGATGTTAATTTTGCCATAGGTTCTATTTTTGCCATTTATGAAGAAAAAGCAAGTGCTAAAAATTTAAAAGCTGCGCTTTATAGTATGTATGGGGCTCGTTTAGAACTTGTTATTTGCGAAGATAAGCCAAAACTTTATCGTCTTGATAAAAACGATAAATTTGCTTTTGTCAAAGAGCTTCAAATGCAAGAAAAAGGTAAAATCAATGCCACAGGCGGTACTCAAAAATTTTGGGAAGAAAAGCATGCTAAATTTATCAAAAAATTATTCGATGAGGGTTATCGTTTAAGATATTCAGGGGCTATGGTAAGCGATATCAATCAAATTTTACTTAAAGGTGGTGGGCTTTTTAGCTATCCAGCAACCAGCGATGCACCTAAGGGTAAATTGCGTGCTTTTTTTGAAGTATTTCCTTTAGCATTTATTATAGAAAAAGCAGGAGGTAAAACCACAAATGGAAAAAATCATTCTTTACTAGAGCTTGATTTTGATGAAATTCACGCAACCACACCTTGCTTTTTTGGTTCAAAATATGAAATTTCAGAGCTTTTAAAGGCTTATAATGAGTGA
- the gltX gene encoding glutamate--tRNA ligase — MYRFAPSPTGDMHIGNLRAALFNYICAKQKNMDFILRIEDTDKARNIIGKEEEIKEILHLFGISWQHYYVQSENLKFHRQMALKLVSEKKAFACFCTEEELEAKKELAKKQGKAYRYDGTCQNLADIDVLECEKPFVIRLKKPTHAMKFKDFIKGELSFEPENIDSFVIMRTDKTPTYNFACAVDDMLENVSCIIRGEDHVSNTPKQEHIRASLGYDKAMTYAHLPIILNEEGVKMSKREAHSSVKWLLESGILPSAIANYLIMLGNKTPREIFTLEEAIEWFDIGKISKAPARFDLKKLLQINREHIKLMTDEELNTALNLNKDLAQLAKFYTQEASTIKEIKEKLEAIFGAKDFNEFESECKILKDLLSQIEPFESYEEFKSYLLEKSQLKGKKFFMPLRIILTGNTHGPELSDLYPYIKNYINELARI; from the coding sequence ATGTATCGTTTTGCACCTTCTCCAACAGGCGATATGCATATAGGAAATTTACGCGCGGCTTTATTTAATTATATATGCGCTAAACAAAAAAATATGGATTTCATTTTGCGTATCGAAGACACCGATAAGGCTAGAAATATAATAGGCAAAGAAGAAGAAATTAAAGAAATTTTACATCTTTTTGGCATTTCATGGCAGCATTATTATGTGCAAAGTGAAAATTTAAAATTTCATCGTCAAATGGCCTTAAAGCTTGTAAGCGAAAAAAAGGCTTTTGCTTGTTTTTGTACTGAAGAAGAACTTGAAGCTAAAAAAGAACTCGCCAAAAAGCAAGGCAAGGCATATCGCTACGATGGCACTTGTCAAAATTTAGCAGATATTGATGTTTTAGAATGTGAAAAACCCTTTGTAATTCGCCTTAAAAAACCTACTCATGCTATGAAATTTAAAGATTTTATCAAAGGAGAACTAAGTTTTGAACCTGAAAATATCGATTCTTTCGTGATTATGCGAACAGATAAAACCCCTACTTATAATTTTGCTTGCGCAGTAGATGATATGCTTGAAAATGTAAGCTGTATCATACGCGGTGAAGATCATGTTTCAAATACTCCAAAACAAGAACATATTCGCGCGAGTTTAGGTTATGATAAAGCTATGACTTATGCGCATTTGCCTATTATCTTAAATGAAGAGGGCGTGAAAATGAGTAAAAGAGAGGCTCATTCTTCAGTAAAATGGCTGCTTGAGAGTGGAATTTTACCTAGTGCGATCGCGAATTATCTTATCATGCTGGGAAATAAAACTCCTCGTGAAATTTTTACTTTAGAAGAAGCAATTGAGTGGTTTGATATCGGCAAAATTTCTAAAGCTCCAGCAAGATTTGATCTTAAAAAACTTTTGCAAATCAATCGCGAACATATAAAATTGATGACAGATGAAGAACTCAACACTGCTTTAAATTTAAACAAAGATCTAGCACAACTTGCTAAATTTTATACCCAAGAAGCAAGTACCATCAAAGAAATCAAAGAAAAACTAGAAGCCATCTTTGGCGCTAAAGATTTCAATGAATTTGAATCAGAATGTAAAATTTTAAAAGATCTTTTGAGTCAAATCGAGCCTTTTGAGAGTTATGAAGAGTTTAAAAGCTATCTCTTAGAAAAAAGTCAATTAAAGGGTAAAAAATTTTTTATGCCTCTAAGAATTATCCTAACAGGAAATACCCATGGTCCTGAATTAAGCGATCTTTACCCTTATATAAAAAATTATATTAATGAATTAGCAAGGATATAA
- a CDS encoding YggT family protein: MVVDSLIISIFQVIQIIINIYTWIIIITALLSWVNPDPYNPIVQILYKLSSPAYALVRKIPTRIGSIDLAPLIIVLALQFLSIFLGNILRSLL; the protein is encoded by the coding sequence ATGGTTGTAGATTCTTTGATTATTTCTATTTTTCAAGTGATTCAAATTATTATCAATATTTACACTTGGATTATCATCATCACAGCGCTTTTAAGTTGGGTAAATCCTGATCCTTACAATCCTATCGTTCAAATTTTATATAAGCTAAGCTCTCCTGCTTATGCTTTAGTGAGAAAAATTCCAACACGCATAGGAAGCATAGATCTTGCGCCTTTGATTATCGTTTTAGCCTTACAATTTCTTAGTATTTTTCTTGGAAATATCTTAAGGAGCTTATTGTGA
- a CDS encoding metallophosphoesterase — protein MIFFIFSFVTLLIFGLANIYIYKRLIKKIFIFKYLYKIFAFVFTLLYLAQAIFLIFRRNEYLSDTWYEFLAALYAPTYCLFFITLALDFIRLILMLMGKTHIKYNLTLRSLFDFAIITLAAVSIYTSINNAIRVPEIQSVDIQLAKLDRDLKIAMLTDIHLGKNLHKDFLDKLIVEVNLQKPDMVVIVGDLVDTNPKELQNYISRLNDLNSTYGTFYALGNHEYYHGIEEVLDLLKKYTNMKILLNQNLDLGFINIAGLGDLAGLSKGLYAPDLARVKVDLNTSKPSILLAHQPKTALLYDLSDFDLVLSGHTHGGQIFPFMFLVKLQQGFIRGLYNLGENTKLFVSSGVGFWGPSLRVFAPNEIAILNLKGEK, from the coding sequence ATGATATTTTTTATTTTTTCTTTCGTTACATTATTGATTTTTGGTTTGGCAAATATTTATATTTATAAAAGATTAATTAAGAAAATTTTTATTTTTAAGTATCTTTATAAAATTTTTGCCTTTGTTTTTACTCTGCTTTATTTAGCTCAAGCAATATTTTTAATCTTTCGTAGAAATGAATACTTAAGTGATACTTGGTATGAATTTTTAGCTGCATTGTATGCACCGACTTATTGTTTATTTTTTATAACCTTAGCGCTTGATTTTATAAGGCTTATTTTAATGTTAATGGGTAAGACTCATATAAAATACAATCTTACCCTGCGTTCGCTTTTTGATTTTGCTATCATAACTTTAGCAGCAGTATCGATTTATACGAGTATAAATAATGCTATAAGAGTACCTGAAATTCAAAGCGTAGATATTCAACTTGCTAAACTTGATCGTGATTTAAAAATAGCTATGCTCACAGATATACATTTGGGTAAAAATTTACATAAGGATTTTTTAGATAAGCTTATTGTCGAGGTCAATTTGCAAAAGCCTGATATGGTGGTTATAGTAGGGGATTTGGTAGATACAAATCCTAAAGAATTGCAAAATTATATCTCAAGGCTTAATGATTTAAATTCTACCTATGGAACTTTTTATGCTTTAGGAAATCATGAGTATTATCATGGAATAGAAGAAGTTTTAGACTTGCTTAAAAAGTATACCAATATGAAAATTTTACTCAATCAAAATTTAGATCTAGGCTTTATAAATATCGCAGGACTTGGGGATTTAGCAGGGCTTAGTAAGGGTTTGTATGCTCCTGATTTAGCAAGGGTTAAGGTAGATTTAAATACAAGCAAACCTAGTATTTTACTTGCCCATCAACCTAAAACAGCCTTGCTTTATGATTTAAGTGATTTTGATCTTGTTTTAAGCGGTCATACGCATGGGGGACAGATTTTTCCTTTTATGTTCTTAGTAAAGCTTCAGCAAGGTTTTATACGCGGACTTTATAATTTGGGGGAAAATACTAAACTTTTTGTCAGTAGCGGGGTAGGATTTTGGGGACCTAGTCTTAGAGTTTTTGCTCCCAATGAAATTGCGATTTTAAATTTGAAAGGTGAAAAATGA